In the genome of Mauremys mutica isolate MM-2020 ecotype Southern chromosome 8, ASM2049712v1, whole genome shotgun sequence, one region contains:
- the LOC123376037 gene encoding cytochrome c oxidase assembly factor 7 → MAGLVNLEDEEEVKGYLENLGIEYSYQCYKEGDPDGCHRLADYLEGVKKDFEGAAKVLKENCEKNENSESCYKLGAYYATGKGGLSQDLKAAYNCFLKSCKKGGKKSINACHNVGLLAHDGQVNDDKPDPVFARDYYTKACDGSFAPSCFNLSAIYLQGAPGIPKDMNLALKYSLKACDMGHVWACANASRMYKLGDGIDKNDAKAEALKNRARDLHKEQQEASRALTFGE, encoded by the exons ATGGCCGGGCTGGTCAACCTGGAGGatgaggaggaggtgaagggctACCTGGAGAACCTGGGCATCGAGTACAGCTACCAGTGCTACAAGGAGGgtgacccggacg GTTGTCATCGATTGGCTGATTATTTGGAGGGGGTGAAGAAGGACTTTGAAGGAGCTGCCAAGGTGCTAAAAGAAAACTGTGAAAAGAATGAGAACAGTGAGAGTTGCTATAAACTTGGAGCTTATTATGCAACTGGGAAAG GTGGACTCAGCCAAGATTTGAAAGCTGCCTACAACTGCTTTCTGAAGTCTTGCAAAAAAGGTGGGAAGAAATCAATAAATGCTTGCCACAACGTTGGACTTTTAGCACATGATGGGCAAGTAAATGATGACAAACCTGACCCAGTCTTTGCCAGGGACTACTACACTAAAGCATGTGATGGCAGTTTTGCCCCTAGTTGCTTCAATCTTAGTGCAATATATCTTCAAGGAGCACCTGGGATACCAAAGGACATGAACTTGGCTTTAAAGTACTCTTTGAAAGCATGTGACATGGGTCATGTGTGGGCATGTGCCAATGCCAGTCGAATGTACAAACTAGGAGATGGAATTGATAAGAATGATGCCAAGGCAGAGGCTCTGAAAAACAGGGCAAGAGATCTACATAAAGAACAGCAGGAAGCTTCTAGAGCCTTAACATTTGGAGAATAA